A portion of the Oryzias melastigma strain HK-1 linkage group LG1, ASM292280v2, whole genome shotgun sequence genome contains these proteins:
- the LOC112157457 gene encoding neuronal pentraxin-1 — translation MAGFSRKLFLLCSLLVAQSSAQDFGQTQFICTSVPKDMDLCTASMQNSGPAEDLKTTIIQLRETVLQQKETIVNQKETIRELTSKLSRCESQSLPAAAGPGGRRPGSKNTMGDVSRGTTETLAQLGQTLQTLKQRLENLEQYSRGNSSAQANSLKDLLQNKIDDMERQVLSRVNTLEESKPGSRNESEQRNRVESTLTSLHHRITDLEKDKDVRPTDKFQLTFPLRTNYMYAKAKRSLPEMYSFSVCLWIKSNASPGVGTPFSYAVPGQANELVLIEWGNNPMEFLINDKVAKLPFLINDGKWHHLCITWTTRDGMWEAYQDGVLRGNGENLAPYHPIKPEGVLVLGQEQDTLGGGFDATQAFVGELAHLNIWNKKLSMAEIYNLATCNSKAPAGNVFSWTESNIEIFGGATKWTFEPCRSLN, via the exons ATGGCGGGATTCTCGCGGAAACTTTTTCTACTCTGCTCTCTGCTGGTCGCGCAGAGCTCCGCGCAGGACTTCGGACAGACGCAGTTCATTTGCACGTCGGTGCCCAAAGACATGGACCTGTGCACCGCCTCCATGCAGAACAGCGGGCCCGCGGAGGACCTGAAGACCACCATCATCCAGCTGCGGGAGACCGTGCTGCAGCAGAAGGAGACTATCGTCAACCAGAAGGAGACAATCAGGGAATTGACGTCCAAGTTGAGCCGCTGTGAGAGCCAGAGCCTCCCGGCCGCAGCGGGACCCGGCGGGAGGCGGCCGGGCTCCAAGAACACCATGGGGGATGTATCTCGGGGCACCACGGAGACTCTGGCGCAGCTGGGACAGACTTTACAGACGCTCAAGCAGAGACTGGAGAACCTGGAG CAGTACAGCCGCGGGAACAGCAGCGCGCAGGCGAACAGCCTGAAGGATCTGCTGCAGAACAAGATAGACGACATGGAGAGGCAGGTGCTGTCCCGGGTCAACACGCTGGAGGAGAGCAAGCCGGGCTCGAGGAACGAGTCCGAGCAGCGGAACAGGGTCGAGTCCACGCTCACGTCCCTGCACCACCGCATCACTGACCTGGAGAAAG ACAAGGACGTCAGGCCCACAGACAAGTTCCAGCTCACCTTCCCTCTGAGGACCAACTACATGTATGCCAAAGCCAAAAGGAGCCTCCCTGAGATGTACTCCTtcagtgtgtgtctgtggatCAAGTCCAACGCCTCCCCCGGCGTGGGGACGCCCTTTTCCTACGCCGTCCCGGGTCAAGCCAACGAGCTGGTCCTGATCGAGTGGGGGAACAACCCCATGGAGTTCCTCATCAACGACAAG GTCGCAAAGTTGCCGTTCCTCATCAACGACGGAAAGTGGCATCACCTGTGCATCACGTGGACCACCCGGGACGGCATGTGGGAGGCCTACCAGGATGGAGTCCTGCGGGGAAACGGGGAAAACCTGGCGCCGTACCACCCCATCAAGCCAGAGGGAGTGCTGGTGCTGGGGCAGGAGCAG GACACGTTGGGCGGAGGCTTCGACGCGACGCAAGCTTTCGTCGGCGAGCTAGCACACCTAAATATCTGGAATAAGAAACTCTCCATGGCAGAGATCTACAACTTGGCAACGTGCAACAGCAAAGCACCGGCCGGAAACGTCTTCTCTTGGACAGAGAGCAACATTGAAATATTTGGTGGAGCAACCAAATGGACCTTTGAGCCGTGCCGTTCGCTCAACTGA